The following proteins are encoded in a genomic region of Sphaeramia orbicularis chromosome 2, fSphaOr1.1, whole genome shotgun sequence:
- the LOC115432321 gene encoding zinc finger protein 227-like isoform X2 yields the protein MASRNETPGSLGKVSKKKTHTCTYCGKTFTKASIFTVHVRTHTKEKPYKCDDCGRPFSRTVDLKIHTRLHTGEDLQHCDHCGKNFTTMSSWRRHQRFHVGEPTYDCDLCEQVFSLMSQLKAHQRTVHSIKKMYCCEACGKEYSAPSYLKRHQLVHTGEKPHSCEECGKDFSTKGTLKQHQRVHSEERPFSCDECGKAFTRASHLKFHQYSHTGERPYACDLCGKVYRAPAGLYVHRLKHTKERVIPCDECGKIFHSVSSHRYHQLSHQHFHAGWTPHSCDECGKEFALSSKLRIHQRIHTGERPYVCDKCGKGYIDASTLGKHIRTHTGEKPYRCDQCGKTFNLNSHLKLHKHTHSGEKPFTCDECGKAFTRASHLRFHQYIHTGEKPYICGQCGKAFIDPGTLRKHQLCHSAKSHFCDHCGKAFTTAAYLREHRFIHNKTPELPCKKCGKRFWSPGTLKYHMRTHRKPQSDSEIDT from the exons ATGGCATCCAGAAACGAg ACACCAGGCAGTCTTGGTAAAGTATCTAAGAAGAAAACACACACCTGTACCTATTGTGGCAAGACTTTCACCAAAGCCAGTATCTTTACAGTACATGTACGTACCCACACCAAAGAGAAACCTTACAAGTGTGACGATTGTGGGAGGCCTTTCAGCCGTACTGTAGACCTCAAAATACACACACGCCTCCACACTGGAGAGGACCTACAGCACTGTGACCACTGTGGGAAGAATTTTACCACAATGAGTTCTTGGAGAAGGCATCAACGGTTCCATGTTGGAGAACCTACATATGATTGTGACCTGTGTGAGCAGGTTTTCAGTCTTATGAGCCAACTCAAAGCACACCAGCGCACTGTTCACTCTATTAAAAAAATGTACTGCTGCGAAGCATGTGGGAAAGAATATTCTGCTCCTAGCTATCTCAAAAGGCACCAGCTtgtccacactggagagaaaccacACAGCTGTGAAGAGTGTGGGAAAGATTTTTCCACAAAGGGGACGCTCAAACAACACCAACGTGTTCACAGTGAAGAGCGGCCATTTAGCTGTGACGAGTGTGGGAAGGCCTTCACTAGAGCGAGCCATCTCAAATTTCACCAATAttcccacactggagaaagaccatatgctTGTGATCTCTGTGGGAAGGTTTACAGAGCTCCAGCTGGCTTATATGTTCACCGCCTTAAACACACCAAAGAGCGGGTGATCCCATGTGATGAGTGTGGAAAGATATTTCACTCAGTAAGTTCTCATAGATACCACCAGCTGAGCCATCAACACTTTCACGCTGGGTGGACTCCACACAGCTGCGATGAATGTGGCAAGGAATTTGCCTTATCATCCAAACTCCGAatacaccaacgcatccacacaggAGAGAGACCATATGTCTGTGACAAGTGTGGGAAAGGTTACATTGATGCAAGCACACTGGGAAAACACATACGAACCCATACTGGAGAGAAACCATACagatgtgaccagtgtgggaagactttcaactTAAATAGCCACCTGAAGCTCCACAAGCATACTCACAGTGGAGAGAAACCCTTTACCTGTGACGAATGTGGAAAGGCCTTCACTAGAGCGAGCCATCTCAGATTTCACCAGtacatccacactggagagaaaccatatatctgtggccagtgtgggaaggctttcatTGACCCTGGCACTTTGAGGAAACACCAGCTCTGCCATTCTGCAAAGTCACACTTCTGTGACCACTGTGGGAAGGCTTTCACAACTGCAGCCTATTTACGTGAGCATCGTTTTATCCACAACAAAACACCGGAGTTACCTTGTAAGAAGTGTGGAAAGAGATTCTGGTCACCAGGTACTCTTAAATATCATATGCGTACCCACAGAAAACCTCAGTCAGACTCTGAGATAGACACTTAG
- the LOC115432321 gene encoding zinc finger protein OZF-like isoform X1, whose translation MRKNISGFCGFTSCLTVITTVARVSVPSQSQASTKRLISVCIWWNSKFQRKTTNLMASRNETPGSLGKVSKKKTHTCTYCGKTFTKASIFTVHVRTHTKEKPYKCDDCGRPFSRTVDLKIHTRLHTGEDLQHCDHCGKNFTTMSSWRRHQRFHVGEPTYDCDLCEQVFSLMSQLKAHQRTVHSIKKMYCCEACGKEYSAPSYLKRHQLVHTGEKPHSCEECGKDFSTKGTLKQHQRVHSEERPFSCDECGKAFTRASHLKFHQYSHTGERPYACDLCGKVYRAPAGLYVHRLKHTKERVIPCDECGKIFHSVSSHRYHQLSHQHFHAGWTPHSCDECGKEFALSSKLRIHQRIHTGERPYVCDKCGKGYIDASTLGKHIRTHTGEKPYRCDQCGKTFNLNSHLKLHKHTHSGEKPFTCDECGKAFTRASHLRFHQYIHTGEKPYICGQCGKAFIDPGTLRKHQLCHSAKSHFCDHCGKAFTTAAYLREHRFIHNKTPELPCKKCGKRFWSPGTLKYHMRTHRKPQSDSEIDT comes from the exons ATGCGTAAAAACATCTCTGGTTTCTGCGGTTTCACGTCCTGTCTGACTGTGATAACTACAGTTGCACGTGTAAGTGTCCCCTCACAATCTCAAGCCTCCACAAAACGACTGATATCTGT CTGCATCTGGTGGAACTCAAAGTTCCAGAGGAAAACTACCAACCTGATGGCATCCAGAAACGAg ACACCAGGCAGTCTTGGTAAAGTATCTAAGAAGAAAACACACACCTGTACCTATTGTGGCAAGACTTTCACCAAAGCCAGTATCTTTACAGTACATGTACGTACCCACACCAAAGAGAAACCTTACAAGTGTGACGATTGTGGGAGGCCTTTCAGCCGTACTGTAGACCTCAAAATACACACACGCCTCCACACTGGAGAGGACCTACAGCACTGTGACCACTGTGGGAAGAATTTTACCACAATGAGTTCTTGGAGAAGGCATCAACGGTTCCATGTTGGAGAACCTACATATGATTGTGACCTGTGTGAGCAGGTTTTCAGTCTTATGAGCCAACTCAAAGCACACCAGCGCACTGTTCACTCTATTAAAAAAATGTACTGCTGCGAAGCATGTGGGAAAGAATATTCTGCTCCTAGCTATCTCAAAAGGCACCAGCTtgtccacactggagagaaaccacACAGCTGTGAAGAGTGTGGGAAAGATTTTTCCACAAAGGGGACGCTCAAACAACACCAACGTGTTCACAGTGAAGAGCGGCCATTTAGCTGTGACGAGTGTGGGAAGGCCTTCACTAGAGCGAGCCATCTCAAATTTCACCAATAttcccacactggagaaagaccatatgctTGTGATCTCTGTGGGAAGGTTTACAGAGCTCCAGCTGGCTTATATGTTCACCGCCTTAAACACACCAAAGAGCGGGTGATCCCATGTGATGAGTGTGGAAAGATATTTCACTCAGTAAGTTCTCATAGATACCACCAGCTGAGCCATCAACACTTTCACGCTGGGTGGACTCCACACAGCTGCGATGAATGTGGCAAGGAATTTGCCTTATCATCCAAACTCCGAatacaccaacgcatccacacaggAGAGAGACCATATGTCTGTGACAAGTGTGGGAAAGGTTACATTGATGCAAGCACACTGGGAAAACACATACGAACCCATACTGGAGAGAAACCATACagatgtgaccagtgtgggaagactttcaactTAAATAGCCACCTGAAGCTCCACAAGCATACTCACAGTGGAGAGAAACCCTTTACCTGTGACGAATGTGGAAAGGCCTTCACTAGAGCGAGCCATCTCAGATTTCACCAGtacatccacactggagagaaaccatatatctgtggccagtgtgggaaggctttcatTGACCCTGGCACTTTGAGGAAACACCAGCTCTGCCATTCTGCAAAGTCACACTTCTGTGACCACTGTGGGAAGGCTTTCACAACTGCAGCCTATTTACGTGAGCATCGTTTTATCCACAACAAAACACCGGAGTTACCTTGTAAGAAGTGTGGAAAGAGATTCTGGTCACCAGGTACTCTTAAATATCATATGCGTACCCACAGAAAACCTCAGTCAGACTCTGAGATAGACACTTAG
- the LOC115432494 gene encoding zinc finger protein 239-like, with translation MDSSEKKQSKPRKTPQTSQGNDAGLLAPAKSEKTHTCTHCGKVFTRVGGLRTHQQIHTGEKLYSCDQCGKAFTTSSLFRKHQLIHTGKKPYSCTYCGKVFIDAGDCKTHERIHTGEKPHSCNHCEKTFTTASQCKSHERIHTGEKPYRCELCGKTFSQLGHFRLHQQIHKGEKLNRCDQCGKVFTQRGDLTIHQRIHTGEKPYSCDQCGKSFSQAGILRRHQRGHTGDKPYRCDQCGKAYTQIYYLRTHQRVHTGERPYNCDECGMAFRSASCLRDHHLRHTKEVVIPCGMCGKIFWSSSTMRIHQRMHTGEKPYQCRVCGKSFARSSVRTKHERIHKGVEASSSEMAAQSPHSPRHDLQDTSPPITDLELSVDDSTSSDPKTGYIHSDYVMVTV, from the exons ATGGACTCTTCAGAAAAG AAACAAAGCAAACCTAGGAAAACCCCCCAAACTTCTCAGGGGAACGACGCAGGTCTCTTGGCTCCAGcaaaatctgaaaaaacacacacttgtacCCACTGTGGCAAGGTTTTCACCCGGGTGGGTGGGCTGAGAACACACCAGCaaatccacactggagagaaactgtacagctgtgaccagtgtgggaaggctttcaccACCTCAAGTCTCTTTAGAAAACACCAACTTATTCACACTGGCAAAAAACCATACAGCTGTACCTACTGCGGCAAGGTTTTCATTGATGCAGGTGACTGTAAAACACAtgaacgcatccacactggagagaaaccacACAGCTGTAACCATTGTGAGAAAACTTTCACTACAGCAAGTCAATGCAAATCACACGAACGCATTCACACTGGTGAGAAACCCTATAGATGTGAGCTGTGTGGGAAAACTTTCAGCCAGCTTGGACACTTCAGATTACATCAACAAATCCACAAAGGAGAGAAACTTAATCGCTGTGACCAATGTGGCAAGGTTTTCACCCAAAGAGGTGATCTCACAatacaccaacgcatccacactggagagaaaccgtacagttgtgaccagtgtgggaaatcTTTTAGTCAAGCAGGCATACTTAGACGACACCAACGTGGCCACACAGGAGACAAACCCTACaggtgtgaccagtgtgggaaggccTACACCCAAATATACTACCTCAGAACACACCAACGTGTCCATACTGGAGAGAGACCATACAATTGTGATGAGTGTGGAATGGCCTTCAGATCTGCATCCTGCTTACGTGATCATCATCTTAGACACACCAAGGAGGTTGTGATCCCATGTGGCATGTGTGGGAAGATATTTTGGTCATCCTCAACAATGCGCATTCACCAGCGTAtgcacactggagagaaaccttACCAGTGCAGAGTCTGTGGGAAGTCTTTTGCTAGATCATCCGTGCGAACTAAACATGAACGTATTCACAAAGGAGTTGAAGCAAGCAGCTCTGAAATGG CTGCCCAAAGTCCTCACAGTCCAAGACATGATCTGCAAGACACCTCACCGCCCATAACAGATTTGGAACTGTCTGTAGACGACTCCACCTCTTCAGACCCAAAGACTGGCTACATACACTCAGACTATGTGATGGTAACAGTATAA